In Oncorhynchus kisutch isolate 150728-3 linkage group LG5, Okis_V2, whole genome shotgun sequence, a genomic segment contains:
- the LOC109890969 gene encoding protein kinase C-binding protein 1 isoform X4 has translation MHPQSVAEEEVKTESDAVEGMEISTRSKVSVPGLVERAAQKRKVPSPPHSSNGHSPAETSSSPVKKKKKPGAVSSSKDQSELRHGPFYYAKQPTLTTDPVDVVPQDGRNDFYCWLCHREGQVLCCELCPRVYHAKCLKLPAEPEGDWFCPECEKITVAECIETQSKAMTMLTLDQLSYLLKFALQKMKQPGDQPRSSSHSPHAAATQRKAFNWTEPFQKPVSLEQHPDYAEYIFHAMDLCTLEKNTKKKMYGCTEAFLADVKWILHNCIIYNGGNHKLTATAKVIVKICEHEMNEIEVCPECYLSACQKRDNWFCEPCSDPHPLVWAKLKGFPFWPAKALRDKDGQVDARFFGQHDRAWVPLNNCYLMSKEIPFSVKKTKSIFNSAMQEMEVYVENMRKKFGVFTYASFRTPYTPDNQYQMLLDPANPSSGSVRPEKHEKIKFNFDMTASPKMPLSRSVLSGGGGGMGGVGGSTGRRISLTDMPRSPMSTNSSGHTGSDGEQETPDKGQARAPASHYSAGEESMDCTASPASTRPDPVSGAKDSPKPFHTQGPALTLVPKQEKATPTGSILNLNLDRSKAEMDLKELSETVQQQQQQQQQGVPPVLTSPKRQIRSRFQLNLDRTIKSCKAQLGIDEISEDVYKGVEHSDSEDSDKSDSSDSEYASDEEQKPKGGQQTEANDKGEKDPSKRGSKDPLPPIQNKEGKTEGPGPATATATMGDAGVPSTLSESLSKEKQGVTSDKEPPEKAKAVPASLAPREKPQVKQEARQTSLVDDSDSERELVIDLGEDQGGRDRKRTRKDAHATKDPPTNKTEGKAPTLSSALTPSQNNTAPSLTPSVKDSSQSPLAIPLNMVPFTTAAPTTIGPTTLASATSTAPITASSATTAVKKQRPLLPRETIPVVQRAVVWNPTNKFQTSSQKWHMQKVQRQQQNPQPDTPQLQTASPDQPQTQKLPQTPASATSSSSLSPEQPSQSTRYQTRQSVKAVQQKDPPLSTSTSAVTLVTSIPASVAMMAAPGVGSGPSTSMAGDFQIPTASADVAADIAKYTNKIVDAIKGTMTELYTELSKSTSGNTIAEIRRLRIEIEKLQWLHQQELSEMKHNLELTMAEMRQSLEQERERLMAEVKKQTEVEKQQVVDETKKKQWCANCRKEAIFYCCWNTSYCDYPCQQAHWPEHMKSCTQSATASQQEPESGSTADGSNKASGQSNSGQTSPRGTTASAPTDKDSNMEKSKDNVTVSLS, from the exons TTTCAGTCCCTGGGTTAGTGGAGCGAGCGGCGCAGAAACGAAAGGTGCCCAGCCCCCCTCACTCATCCAACGGTCACTCCCCtgctgagacctcctccagcccggtcaaaaagaagaagaaaccagGAGCAGTCAGCAGCAGTAAAGACCAG TCAGAACTAAGACATGGTCCCTTTTACTATGCGAAGCAGCCAACACTCACCACAGACCCTGTTGATGTTGTACCGCAGGACGGCAGGAATGACTTTTACTGCTGGCTGTGCCACCGCGAGGGCCAGGTGCTCTGCTGTGAGCTCTGCCCGAGGGTGTACCACGCCAAGTGCCTCAAACTGCCCGCAGAGCCCGAGGGTGACTGGTTCTGCCCTGAGTGTGAG AAAATAACAGTTGCTGAGTGCATAGAGACTCAGAGTAAAGCAATGACGATGCTAACACTAGACCAGCTGTCTTACCTGCTAAAGTTTGCACTCCAGAAGATGAAACAGCCAGGT GACCAACCACGCTCGTCATCTCACTCCCCCCATGCAGCCGCCACGCAGAGAAAGGCTTTTAATTGG ACGGAACCCTTCCAGAAGCCAGTATCTCTGGAACAGCATCCGGACTACGCAGAGTATATTTTTCACGCCATGGACCTCTGTACATTAGAGAAG AATACAAAGAAGAAAATGTATGGCTGTACCGAAGCTTTCTTGGCAGATGTGAAATGGATTTTACACAACTGCATAATTTATAATGGAG GAAATCATAAGCTCACTGCCACAGCTAAGGTCATAGTGAAAATCTGTGAACATGAG ATGAATGAGATTGAAGTCTGTCCGGAATGCTATCTGTCAGCTTGCCAAAAGAGAGACAACTGGTTCTGTGAGCCATGT AGTGATCCTCACCCTCTCGTGTGGGCCAAGCTGAAAGGGTTTCCATTCTGGCCTGCCAAAGCACTGCGGGACAAAGACGGGCAGGTGGATGCTCGCTTCTTTGGGCAACACGACAG GGCGTGGGTCCCCTTAAACAACTGCTACCTCATGTCCAAGGAGATTCCCTTCTCTGTGAAGAAGACTAAGAGCATCTTCAACAGCGCCATGCAGGAAATGGAGGTCTATGTGGAGAACATGAGGAAGAAGTTTGGAGTGTTCACCTACGCCTCCTTCAGGACGCCCTATACCCCTGACAACCAGTACCAGATGCTGTTGGACCCCGCCAACCCCTCATCCGGCTCGGTCCGGCCGGAGAAGCATGAAAAGATCAAGTTCAACTTCGACATGACTGCATCTCCCAAGATGCCCTTGTCCAGGAGCGTGCTGTCAGGAGGGGGTGGGGGCATGGGCGGGGTTGGAGGGAGTACAGGCCGGAGGATCTCCCTGACAGATATGCCCCGCTCGCCCATGAGCACTAACTCCTCTGGTCACACAGGCTCTGATGGAGAGCAGGAGACACCAGACAAGGGCCAGGCTAGAGCCCCTGCTAGCCACTACAGTGCTGGGGAGGAGTCCATGGACTGCACAG CATCACCGGCTTCCACTCGACCTGATCCTGTCTCTGGTGCCAAGGACAGCCCTAAACCATTCCACACCCAGGGCCCTGCCCTGACTCTCGTTCCCAAGCAGGAGAAAGCAACACCCACAGGGAGCATCCTTAATCTCAACCTGG ACCGAAGCAAAGCCGAGATGGACCTAAAGGAGTTGAGTGAGActgtgcagcagcagcagcagcagcaacagcaggggGTGCCACCAGTCCTCACCTCACCCAAAAGACAGATCAGGAGCCGCTTCCAGCTCAACCTGGACAGAACCATCAAGAGCTGCAAGGCCCAGCTGG GTATAGATGAGATCTCTGAGGACGTGTATAAGGGAGTGGAACACAGCGACTCCGAGGACTCTGATAAATCAGATTCGAGTGACAGTGAGTACGCCAGCGACGAGGAACAGAAACCTAAAGGGGGCCAGCAGACTGAGGCCAATGACAAGGGTGAGAAGGACCCTTCCAAGAGGGGGTCCAAAGACCCCCTGCCCCCCATCCAAAACAAGGAGGGCAAAACAGAGGGGCCAGGGCCAGCAACTGCAACAGCAACCATGGGAGATGCAGGGGTACCATCTACCCTCTCTGAATCCTTGTCAAAAGAGAAGCAGGGTGTAACGTCAGACAAAGAGCCCCCAGAGAAAGCCAAAGCAGTCCCTGCATCCCTAGCCCCCAGAGAGAAGCCCCAGGTGAAGCAGGAGGCCAGGCAGACCTCTCTGGTGGATGACTCCGACTCTGAGAGGGAGCTGGTGATTGACCTGGGGGAGGACCAGGGGGGCAGAGACCGGAAGAGGACTAGGAAAGATGCACACGCCACCAAAGATCCACCAACCAATAAGACAGAGG GTAAAGCCCCCACCCTGTCAAGTGCCCTTACTCCATCTCAAAACAACACAGCCCCTTCCTTAACCCCCAGTGTGAAAGATTCATCACAGTCTCCACTAGCCATCCCTCTAAACATGGTGCCCTTCACTACTGCTGCTCCCACCACCATTGGCCCGACCACCCTGGCCAGTGCCACATCAACAGCCCCCATCACAGCCTCCTCCGCCACCACAGCAGTAAAGAAACAGCGCCCTCTGCTGCCCAGGGAGACTATCCCGGTGGTGCAGCGGGCAGTGGTGTGGAACCCCACCAACAAGTTCCAGACGTCCTCCCAGAAGTGGCACATGCAGAAGGTGCAGCGGCAGCAGCAGAATCCGCAGCCAGATACGCCTCAGCTGCAGACAGCATCACCTGACCAGCCACAGACACAAAAATTGCCCCAAACGCCGGCATCTGCAACATCTTCATCATCATTATCGCCAGAGCAACCTTCCCAAAGCACGCGGTACCAGACCAGGCAATCTGTCAAAG CTGTCCAGCAGAAAGACCCCCCACTCAGTACGTCCACATCGGCTGTTACCCTGGTGACCAGTATCCCAGCCTCTGTGGCCATGATGGCAGCTCCCGGAGTAGGCAGTGGCCCCTCCACCTCCATGGCAGGGGACTTCCAGATCCCTACCGCATCAGCAGACGTAGCAGCTGACATCGCCAAGTACACTAATAAA ATAGTGGATGCAATCAAAGGGACGATGACTGAGCTGTACACCGAGCTTTCCAAAAGCACTTCAGGGAACACAATAGCAGAG ATTAGACGATTGAGAATTGAAATAGAAAAACTGCAGTGGCTTCATCAACAGGAGCTGTCAGAAATGAAGCACAATCTAG AGTTAACCATGGCTGAGATGAGGCAGAGTCTGGAGCAGGAGAGGGAGCGTCTGATGGCGGAGGTAAAGAAGCAGACAGAAGTGGAGAAACAGCAGGTGGTGGATGAGACCAAAAAGAAACAGTGGTGTGCCAACTGCAGGAAGGAGGCCATCTTCTACTGCTGCTGGAACACCAGCTACTGTGACTACCCCTGCCAGCAAGCCCACTGGCCAGAACACATGAAGTCCTGCACACaatcag CGACAGCCTCACAGCAAGAGCCTGAGTCAGGGTCCACGGCAGATGGCTCAAACAAAGCCTCCGGACAGTCCAACAGTGGCCAAACTTCTCCCAGAGGAACGACAGCATCTGCCCCCACAGACAAAGACTCTAACATGGAGAAAAGCAAGGACAATGTCACTGTCAGTCTGTCCTAA
- the LOC109890969 gene encoding protein kinase C-binding protein 1 isoform X11, with protein MTMLTLDQLSYLLKFALQKMKQPGTEPFQKPVSLEQHPDYAEYIFHAMDLCTLEKNTKKKMYGCTEAFLADVKWILHNCIIYNGGNHKLTATAKVIVKICEHEMNEIEVCPECYLSACQKRDNWFCEPCSDPHPLVWAKLKGFPFWPAKALRDKDGQVDARFFGQHDRAWVPLNNCYLMSKEIPFSVKKTKSIFNSAMQEMEVYVENMRKKFGVFTYASFRTPYTPDNQYQMLLDPANPSSGSVRPEKHEKIKFNFDMTASPKMPLSRSVLSGGGGGMGGVGGSTGRRISLTDMPRSPMSTNSSGHTGSDGEQETPDKGQARAPASHYSAGEESMDCTASPASTRPDPVSGAKDSPKPFHTQGPALTLVPKQEKATPTGSILNLNLDRSKAEMDLKELSETVQQQQQQQQQGVPPVLTSPKRQIRSRFQLNLDRTIKSCKAQLGIDEISEDVYKGVEHSDSEDSDKSDSSDSEYASDEEQKPKGGQQTEANDKGEKDPSKRGSKDPLPPIQNKEGKTEGPGPATATATMGDAGVPSTLSESLSKEKQGVTSDKEPPEKAKAVPASLAPREKPQVKQEARQTSLVDDSDSERELVIDLGEDQGGRDRKRTRKDAHATKDPPTNKTEGKAPTLSSALTPSQNNTAPSLTPSVKDSSQSPLAIPLNMVPFTTAAPTTIGPTTLASATSTAPITASSATTAVKKQRPLLPRETIPVVQRAVVWNPTNKFQTSSQKWHMQKVQRQQQNPQPDTPQLQTASPDQPQTQKLPQTPASATSSSSLSPEQPSQSTRYQTRQSVKAVQQKDPPLSTSTSAVTLVTSIPASVAMMAAPGVGSGPSTSMAGDFQIPTASADVAADIAKYTNKIVDAIKGTMTELYTELSKSTSGNTIAEIRRLRIEIEKLQWLHQQELSEMKHNLELTMAEMRQSLEQERERLMAEVKKQTEVEKQQVVDETKKKQWCANCRKEAIFYCCWNTSYCDYPCQQAHWPEHMKSCTQSATASQQEPESGSTADGSNKASGQSNSGQTSPRGTTASAPTDKDSNMEKSKDNVTVSLS; from the exons ATGACGATGCTAACACTAGACCAGCTGTCTTACCTGCTAAAGTTTGCACTCCAGAAGATGAAACAGCCAGGT ACGGAACCCTTCCAGAAGCCAGTATCTCTGGAACAGCATCCGGACTACGCAGAGTATATTTTTCACGCCATGGACCTCTGTACATTAGAGAAG AATACAAAGAAGAAAATGTATGGCTGTACCGAAGCTTTCTTGGCAGATGTGAAATGGATTTTACACAACTGCATAATTTATAATGGAG GAAATCATAAGCTCACTGCCACAGCTAAGGTCATAGTGAAAATCTGTGAACATGAG ATGAATGAGATTGAAGTCTGTCCGGAATGCTATCTGTCAGCTTGCCAAAAGAGAGACAACTGGTTCTGTGAGCCATGT AGTGATCCTCACCCTCTCGTGTGGGCCAAGCTGAAAGGGTTTCCATTCTGGCCTGCCAAAGCACTGCGGGACAAAGACGGGCAGGTGGATGCTCGCTTCTTTGGGCAACACGACAG GGCGTGGGTCCCCTTAAACAACTGCTACCTCATGTCCAAGGAGATTCCCTTCTCTGTGAAGAAGACTAAGAGCATCTTCAACAGCGCCATGCAGGAAATGGAGGTCTATGTGGAGAACATGAGGAAGAAGTTTGGAGTGTTCACCTACGCCTCCTTCAGGACGCCCTATACCCCTGACAACCAGTACCAGATGCTGTTGGACCCCGCCAACCCCTCATCCGGCTCGGTCCGGCCGGAGAAGCATGAAAAGATCAAGTTCAACTTCGACATGACTGCATCTCCCAAGATGCCCTTGTCCAGGAGCGTGCTGTCAGGAGGGGGTGGGGGCATGGGCGGGGTTGGAGGGAGTACAGGCCGGAGGATCTCCCTGACAGATATGCCCCGCTCGCCCATGAGCACTAACTCCTCTGGTCACACAGGCTCTGATGGAGAGCAGGAGACACCAGACAAGGGCCAGGCTAGAGCCCCTGCTAGCCACTACAGTGCTGGGGAGGAGTCCATGGACTGCACAG CATCACCGGCTTCCACTCGACCTGATCCTGTCTCTGGTGCCAAGGACAGCCCTAAACCATTCCACACCCAGGGCCCTGCCCTGACTCTCGTTCCCAAGCAGGAGAAAGCAACACCCACAGGGAGCATCCTTAATCTCAACCTGG ACCGAAGCAAAGCCGAGATGGACCTAAAGGAGTTGAGTGAGActgtgcagcagcagcagcagcagcaacagcaggggGTGCCACCAGTCCTCACCTCACCCAAAAGACAGATCAGGAGCCGCTTCCAGCTCAACCTGGACAGAACCATCAAGAGCTGCAAGGCCCAGCTGG GTATAGATGAGATCTCTGAGGACGTGTATAAGGGAGTGGAACACAGCGACTCCGAGGACTCTGATAAATCAGATTCGAGTGACAGTGAGTACGCCAGCGACGAGGAACAGAAACCTAAAGGGGGCCAGCAGACTGAGGCCAATGACAAGGGTGAGAAGGACCCTTCCAAGAGGGGGTCCAAAGACCCCCTGCCCCCCATCCAAAACAAGGAGGGCAAAACAGAGGGGCCAGGGCCAGCAACTGCAACAGCAACCATGGGAGATGCAGGGGTACCATCTACCCTCTCTGAATCCTTGTCAAAAGAGAAGCAGGGTGTAACGTCAGACAAAGAGCCCCCAGAGAAAGCCAAAGCAGTCCCTGCATCCCTAGCCCCCAGAGAGAAGCCCCAGGTGAAGCAGGAGGCCAGGCAGACCTCTCTGGTGGATGACTCCGACTCTGAGAGGGAGCTGGTGATTGACCTGGGGGAGGACCAGGGGGGCAGAGACCGGAAGAGGACTAGGAAAGATGCACACGCCACCAAAGATCCACCAACCAATAAGACAGAGG GTAAAGCCCCCACCCTGTCAAGTGCCCTTACTCCATCTCAAAACAACACAGCCCCTTCCTTAACCCCCAGTGTGAAAGATTCATCACAGTCTCCACTAGCCATCCCTCTAAACATGGTGCCCTTCACTACTGCTGCTCCCACCACCATTGGCCCGACCACCCTGGCCAGTGCCACATCAACAGCCCCCATCACAGCCTCCTCCGCCACCACAGCAGTAAAGAAACAGCGCCCTCTGCTGCCCAGGGAGACTATCCCGGTGGTGCAGCGGGCAGTGGTGTGGAACCCCACCAACAAGTTCCAGACGTCCTCCCAGAAGTGGCACATGCAGAAGGTGCAGCGGCAGCAGCAGAATCCGCAGCCAGATACGCCTCAGCTGCAGACAGCATCACCTGACCAGCCACAGACACAAAAATTGCCCCAAACGCCGGCATCTGCAACATCTTCATCATCATTATCGCCAGAGCAACCTTCCCAAAGCACGCGGTACCAGACCAGGCAATCTGTCAAAG CTGTCCAGCAGAAAGACCCCCCACTCAGTACGTCCACATCGGCTGTTACCCTGGTGACCAGTATCCCAGCCTCTGTGGCCATGATGGCAGCTCCCGGAGTAGGCAGTGGCCCCTCCACCTCCATGGCAGGGGACTTCCAGATCCCTACCGCATCAGCAGACGTAGCAGCTGACATCGCCAAGTACACTAATAAA ATAGTGGATGCAATCAAAGGGACGATGACTGAGCTGTACACCGAGCTTTCCAAAAGCACTTCAGGGAACACAATAGCAGAG ATTAGACGATTGAGAATTGAAATAGAAAAACTGCAGTGGCTTCATCAACAGGAGCTGTCAGAAATGAAGCACAATCTAG AGTTAACCATGGCTGAGATGAGGCAGAGTCTGGAGCAGGAGAGGGAGCGTCTGATGGCGGAGGTAAAGAAGCAGACAGAAGTGGAGAAACAGCAGGTGGTGGATGAGACCAAAAAGAAACAGTGGTGTGCCAACTGCAGGAAGGAGGCCATCTTCTACTGCTGCTGGAACACCAGCTACTGTGACTACCCCTGCCAGCAAGCCCACTGGCCAGAACACATGAAGTCCTGCACACaatcag CGACAGCCTCACAGCAAGAGCCTGAGTCAGGGTCCACGGCAGATGGCTCAAACAAAGCCTCCGGACAGTCCAACAGTGGCCAAACTTCTCCCAGAGGAACGACAGCATCTGCCCCCACAGACAAAGACTCTAACATGGAGAAAAGCAAGGACAATGTCACTGTCAGTCTGTCCTAA